CGTCCACTCCGGGACGCGTCCACGAACAAAAGGGTGCAGTCGGGCCGGGCACACTCTTTCACCCGCAGAATCCTCTTGCTGCCGAGGAGGAGTACCGCGTCTCGTGCGATCACCGATAAAGCGGCTCTCGTCGGCTGGGGTGTTTTTTCCTGAAGATGCAGTAGACCATCTCCCAACTTGAGAGTTGGAACCGGTTGGGGAATACGAGACCAGCGGTTTATGAGTGCAATGTCGTTCGGGTTGGGCAACCGGTGCTTCATCGTTGCCATGACGAGACGATAGACAGCCTCGCGCAATCGGCGCGCGCTTGTAAGTTCGTCTGGCATAACCTTGGGCCGAACTGTCACAAGCTGCACAGCAATCAGCCAATCCGCAAGATCACTTGTTGACCGAAGTCGTTCCACAGGCTTCGATGCGCTTCGCCAACCCACAGTCGCGACAAGGTTCAGGCAAGGACAACCTCCGCGAAACCTGAAGGAGTAGAGATCATCGGCTGCTGGCTGTTCCAATCTCATACCGACACCATATAATACGGTGTCGCATTAATCAACACTTTCACCCTGAGACTAAGAGGCACGATCTCTCGTGGCTTGCGTGGAGACCGAAACCGCCTGAGGCGTGTCCAGTCTCACGGCACTTCGCCGCGACATCCTGATGCGTCGGGCTCGTTCGAGACGGCCGCAGTCCTTGAGTGGGAGCATCGACCGAATGCTTTACCTGCCTCCGGATATTCGAACCGATCTGATGGGACAGTTCCGAACAAGATCGAAGCCTCAATGAGCATCGGGCGGCTGAAGGTCCGCAGCTAGGGCCTTCTTTGAGGCTGACGGTAGCTCCTATTGGGGACGAATTCTTATCTAGCGGAGGATACGGATTCGAAACTACTGCTTACCGCCAGAGGGCCCGATACTTTGCGGAAACCGAAAGTCATTACATGAGCGATAGAGGCAAAGCATCGATATCTGTCATCCAGGCCGAACGAGCCAATCGAAGGTGACTCTGAGCGCCCTCCAGGTAGCCCAGCCGGGTTTCGCTGTCAGATAGGATTCGAAGGCTTACGGGATCGTTCGGCCAGTGGAGCAGCGCCTGCTTTGCCTCTACCATGGCAGCTTTATAGTTTCCCTGAGCCAAGAGGGCGGCGGCGACGCTGCGGCGGACGGGATACCACCAGCCGGAAGGATCAACGAGGGTTGCGAGTTTTGTTTCCTGTTTCTCCGCGGCGTCTCGAAATAAGGCTTCCGCATCGCTGAAATGTTTTTCCATCATTGCCGTACGGCCAAGAAGAACGAGATGCGCGATATCTACGAGGTCGGAAGCTTGCGGGAAGGAATCACGAAACGAAGAACTTTGCTCATTTGTAAGTGCGACGCGTGAGAGTTCTTCTTTCGCTGCGGCTACATCCCCGCGACGTACAGCAGCTTCGCTGCGCGCGTAATGCCAAAGCGTTCGTGCGAATGGTAGCGATTCACCTGGGTCTGCAAGTCCGTTGATATCGGATTCCGATCCATAACGGCCATACACGATATAGGCCTCTCCCAACTCGTATTGCTGGAATATCGCGTTCGGTTTGAGATTAGGGATTTGTTCAACTTCGGAAGCGGCAAGGGCGAGGCCATTTTTCGAATCGCCGTCCATGAGCGCGGCCTCCTCACCGTAAATCACATTATGGTCGTGATAGCCCAAACCGAAAACTCCACCTTGGGGCTTGAGGCGCTCGGCATTTCTCAAGTCAATGGCAACCGCATGAAGATTCGACTGCTCGGCATCTTGATAACGGCCTACGGAGAAGTAGGTGTGGGAGGGCATATGAACGAGGTGGCTCGCTGCAGGCGCCAGCGCCTCCAACTTTTCAGCATACGGAAGGGCTTCGGCTGCTACGCCATCCATCTCTGTGGCGTGGATGTAGAGGTGAATGACACCTGTGTTGTTTGGGGCTCTCTGCAATGCCTGCTCAAGAATTTGAATCACACGATCCAGATGATTCTGCGTATTCTCCTGCGAAGCGGGAATCATCCAGGCATCAGCAGCCATAATAGCAATCTCGTTATCTGTAGGGTAGGCTTGCGCGAGCGCATCCATGGCGCGGGCATATCGCTGATCGCCCTCCCCTTTACCACCGCCATCTTTGTATCGCTCCTGCAGAGCAGCGATGAGGGCCCTCTCGCGTTCAGGACTGTCCTTGGCGAGCGCGGCAGCGTGATCGGCTAGTCGTGCCAATTCTGCTTGGGTTGCGTTATCGATAGTGAAATTTATAGAAGGACCACGTGCCCAGGCTTCGCCCCAAAAGCACATGGCACATAAAGGATCGATTTGCGCCGCGCGACGAAAGGCGGCCGCAGAAGACCTATGAGCGAACGCATGGCCAAGTTGCATTCCGTTGTTGAAGTAAGCTTGGGCTTCTCCACTGGCCGTTTGGATGGGGAAGCCGCCATCTCCGTATCCAGAAAGAATGCTTTGTGCGGGAGCCTGGTCTTTGGCGGGCGGCAGTTCCATGTGACAACTCATAGACTGGGGCGCGGGAGAAACCGGATTAGTCTGCGCACCGGCATTCACGAACGACGTGGCGAGCAGCACCACCAGAAGGCTCGCTGCAAGTCTGCTGTGCTTGATTGCTGACTTTATCAACGAATGTACCGAACGGACGGATGTCACGCAGGGGGGTCTCACATCAGACTTCGCCACAGATGCTTGGCCGAGTTGCATATTTTGCTCCTATGTACGGCAAGTACTCACTGGGGCGCGACTCCTCAAACCGAGCCATTTCGCATCATGTTCTTCGAACTGGATTGCCCTCTAGTGCGTATCAATTCACGA
This genomic window from Terriglobus albidus contains:
- a CDS encoding CGNR zinc finger domain-containing protein, whose amino-acid sequence is MRLEQPAADDLYSFRFRGGCPCLNLVATVGWRSASKPVERLRSTSDLADWLIAVQLVTVRPKVMPDELTSARRLREAVYRLVMATMKHRLPNPNDIALINRWSRIPQPVPTLKLGDGLLHLQEKTPQPTRAALSVIARDAVLLLGSKRILRVKECARPDCTLLFVDASRSGRRRWCSMDACGNRAKTVDYRRRLKGREVPTKTPA
- a CDS encoding tetratricopeptide repeat protein — its product is MQLGQASVAKSDVRPPCVTSVRSVHSLIKSAIKHSRLAASLLVVLLATSFVNAGAQTNPVSPAPQSMSCHMELPPAKDQAPAQSILSGYGDGGFPIQTASGEAQAYFNNGMQLGHAFAHRSSAAAFRRAAQIDPLCAMCFWGEAWARGPSINFTIDNATQAELARLADHAAALAKDSPERERALIAALQERYKDGGGKGEGDQRYARAMDALAQAYPTDNEIAIMAADAWMIPASQENTQNHLDRVIQILEQALQRAPNNTGVIHLYIHATEMDGVAAEALPYAEKLEALAPAASHLVHMPSHTYFSVGRYQDAEQSNLHAVAIDLRNAERLKPQGGVFGLGYHDHNVIYGEEAALMDGDSKNGLALAASEVEQIPNLKPNAIFQQYELGEAYIVYGRYGSESDINGLADPGESLPFARTLWHYARSEAAVRRGDVAAAKEELSRVALTNEQSSSFRDSFPQASDLVDIAHLVLLGRTAMMEKHFSDAEALFRDAAEKQETKLATLVDPSGWWYPVRRSVAAALLAQGNYKAAMVEAKQALLHWPNDPVSLRILSDSETRLGYLEGAQSHLRLARSAWMTDIDALPLSLM